One part of the Thermodesulfovibrio sp. 3462-1 genome encodes these proteins:
- a CDS encoding tetratricopeptide repeat protein, with protein MEKQDFEARFEEANLMLRYKEFEEACKIYSELIKENSNLPELHNNYGLALFYLSKFEEAIEEFKKAIEIKKDFALPYVNIGLVYLNKEEYEKAIEYFLKALEFDHENPETHYNLAVTYYRIDRKLDALNHYEAFIKYSGDDYSKLKESVQRIIAQIKETLQIA; from the coding sequence ATGGAAAAGCAGGATTTTGAAGCAAGATTTGAAGAAGCAAATTTAATGCTCAGGTATAAAGAATTTGAAGAAGCTTGCAAAATATATAGTGAGCTAATTAAGGAAAACTCTAATTTACCTGAACTTCATAACAATTACGGGCTCGCTCTTTTTTATCTCAGTAAATTTGAAGAAGCAATAGAAGAATTTAAAAAAGCCATTGAAATTAAGAAAGATTTTGCTTTACCATATGTAAATATAGGGCTTGTCTACCTCAATAAAGAAGAGTATGAAAAAGCTATAGAGTACTTTTTAAAAGCCCTTGAATTTGACCATGAAAATCCAGAAACTCATTATAATCTTGCAGTAACTTATTACAGAATTGATAGAAAACTCGATGCTTTAAATCATTACGAAGCTTTTATAAAATATTCAGGCGATGATTATTCAAAATTAAAGGAAAGTGTACAGAGGATTATTGCACAAATTAAAGAGACTCTTCAAATAGCTTAA
- a CDS encoding tRNA (adenine-N1)-methyltransferase: MSVFKESDLAILIDSKERKYLVKLKKDAFFSFHKGNVSFNEIIGKPDGIKIKSSHGETLTVFRPTLEEYILKMKRGAQIIYPKDISRIITLLDVFPGAKVFEAGTGSGALTLYLLRAVGEKGKVVSYEKRQDFYENAKINIEKFIGNETTGQLILLNKDIAEGIEESDFDRAILDLTEPWLFLDKVVNALKTGGILGCYLTTVLQIYSLMEEFEKNFYQTLHKIGIFEILERKWEKEGLSLRPALRMVAHTGFIVVFRKLA, translated from the coding sequence TTGTCAGTATTCAAAGAAAGTGATTTAGCTATTCTGATAGATTCAAAGGAAAGAAAATATCTTGTCAAATTAAAAAAAGACGCTTTTTTTTCATTTCATAAGGGTAATGTTTCTTTCAATGAAATAATCGGTAAGCCTGATGGAATTAAAATTAAATCATCTCATGGCGAAACTTTAACTGTTTTTCGCCCTACCCTTGAAGAATACATTCTTAAAATGAAAAGAGGAGCTCAAATAATATATCCAAAAGATATTTCAAGAATTATCACTCTTCTTGATGTTTTTCCTGGAGCAAAAGTATTTGAGGCTGGAACAGGCTCTGGAGCCTTAACTCTTTATCTTTTAAGAGCAGTTGGAGAAAAAGGCAAAGTTGTCTCATATGAAAAAAGACAGGATTTTTATGAAAACGCAAAGATAAATATTGAAAAATTCATTGGAAATGAGACTACAGGGCAATTAATTCTTTTAAATAAAGACATTGCTGAAGGAATAGAAGAATCAGACTTTGATAGAGCAATTCTTGACCTAACAGAACCATGGCTTTTTCTTGATAAGGTGGTGAATGCTTTAAAAACTGGTGGAATTCTGGGATGCTACCTGACAACAGTTTTGCAAATATATAGTTTGATGGAAGAATTTGAAAAAAACTTTTATCAAACACTTCATAAAATCGGCATATTTGAAATTCTTGAGAGAAAATGGGAAAAAGAGGGATTAAGCCTAAGACCAGCATTAAGAATGGTTGCTCACACAGGATTTATTGTTGTTTTTAGAAAACTTGCATGA
- a CDS encoding site-2 protease family protein, with protein sequence MKKYITPLILFCATVLTTLFAGALQQGINLLKEPFRIWEGYPFSLSIITILLGHEMGHYFASKAHRTKATLPYFIPAPSIIGTFGAFIKMKSPILTRKALIDIGAAGPLVGFFLSVAACIIGLRMSKIIPLTRGGEDFFVLGDSILFSLLVKLILGDIPAGYDVVLSPVAFAGWIGLFVTSMNLLPVGQLDGGHIAYALFGRFHSYISRTVIFLIAFLGIFYWYGWLVWALLLLFLGLDHPPVLFWENRLSLSRRIIGGVAFLIFIFTFVPAPFKF encoded by the coding sequence GTGAAAAAATATATTACTCCGTTGATTCTTTTTTGTGCTACTGTTTTAACAACACTTTTTGCAGGAGCTCTTCAACAGGGAATTAATCTGCTTAAAGAACCTTTCAGAATCTGGGAGGGTTATCCTTTTTCATTAAGTATAATAACAATTTTGCTTGGACACGAGATGGGTCATTACTTTGCTTCAAAGGCTCACAGAACAAAGGCAACACTGCCATATTTTATTCCTGCACCTTCAATAATTGGCACCTTTGGTGCTTTTATAAAGATGAAATCACCAATACTAACAAGAAAAGCACTAATTGATATTGGAGCAGCAGGACCTTTAGTAGGATTTTTCTTATCTGTAGCTGCTTGCATAATCGGGCTTAGAATGTCAAAAATTATTCCTCTTACTCGAGGAGGAGAAGACTTTTTTGTGCTTGGTGATTCTATACTTTTCTCTTTACTTGTTAAACTCATTTTAGGAGACATTCCAGCTGGATATGATGTTGTTTTAAGCCCTGTTGCTTTTGCTGGATGGATCGGGCTTTTTGTAACTTCCATGAATCTTTTGCCTGTTGGACAGCTTGATGGAGGCCATATTGCTTATGCTTTGTTTGGTAGATTTCATTCTTACATTTCAAGAACGGTTATTTTTTTGATTGCTTTTTTGGGAATTTTTTACTGGTATGGATGGCTTGTGTGGGCATTGCTTCTTCTTTTTTTAGGTTTGGATCATCCTCCAGTACTGTTCTGGGAAAATAGACTTTCTTTAAGCAGACGAATAATTGGGGGAGTGGCATTTTTAATTTTTATTTTTACTTTTGTTCCTGCACCTTTTAAGTTTTAA
- a CDS encoding macro domain-containing protein, translating to MQEKKINVKTLRIIIGDITERDTDAIVNAANNYLKHGGGVAGAIVRKGGQIIQEESDRIGFVPTGSAAITTAGSLKAKYIIHAVGPKWGEGNEEEKLRNAVLSSLRLANEYKLKSISFPAISSGIYGCPKDMVAKILIQTVLEYLKNQNTTVEIVEFCLFDEDSYRYFKEEFDKI from the coding sequence ATGCAGGAGAAAAAAATTAATGTAAAAACATTACGGATAATTATTGGAGACATTACAGAAAGGGATACAGATGCAATAGTTAATGCTGCCAATAATTATCTCAAACACGGTGGAGGAGTAGCTGGTGCAATTGTCAGAAAAGGTGGACAGATCATACAAGAAGAAAGTGACAGAATTGGCTTTGTACCAACAGGTTCTGCAGCAATAACCACTGCTGGTTCTTTAAAAGCAAAATATATTATTCATGCTGTTGGACCAAAATGGGGTGAAGGCAACGAAGAAGAAAAACTCAGAAATGCGGTATTAAGCAGTCTCAGGCTTGCCAATGAATATAAATTAAAAAGCATATCCTTCCCTGCAATAAGCTCTGGAATATATGGATGTCCCAAAGATATGGTTGCAAAGATTTTAATTCAAACAGTGTTAGAATATCTAAAAAATCAGAATACAACTGTGGAAATTGTAGAATTCTGCCTTTTTGATGAAGACAGTTATCGATACTTTAAAGAAGAGTTTGATAAGATATAA
- a CDS encoding protoglobin domain-containing protein — MRPFKEIKANYYFTKEDEARLSELKPLMEKRAEKVVGALYQWIIQTDSAKRIFKNESLIKHVMRLVRTWFISLFSGRYDNYFYDTLIRIGQKHEKVGVDPHFMTRAINIIRNACVDILCEEMEHNREKYLISINKILDINLDIITSAYLEEEIKGYSPAYRIKIQLVRYGEIFSQVVSLVLIVGLSIITVAVTYLCGKDIYEILSGKLEQTIVTALGSVLILWVMLELLNTEITHLKGGKFKISVFVGVALVTVIRETMIATLKHETIEFITSLIAAILIMGIVYWLVKKTEEDRR; from the coding sequence ATGAGACCTTTTAAAGAAATTAAAGCAAATTATTATTTTACAAAAGAGGATGAGGCCAGGCTATCAGAACTTAAGCCTCTTATGGAAAAAAGAGCTGAAAAAGTTGTAGGAGCTCTCTATCAATGGATCATCCAGACAGATTCAGCAAAAAGAATTTTTAAAAATGAATCATTAATAAAGCATGTAATGAGACTTGTAAGAACCTGGTTTATAAGTCTTTTTTCTGGTAGATATGATAACTACTTTTACGATACTCTGATAAGAATTGGTCAAAAGCATGAAAAAGTTGGTGTAGATCCTCATTTTATGACAAGAGCAATAAATATTATAAGAAATGCCTGCGTTGATATACTTTGTGAGGAAATGGAACATAATAGAGAAAAATATTTAATCTCAATTAATAAAATACTTGACATAAATCTTGATATTATAACCTCTGCATACCTTGAGGAAGAAATAAAAGGTTATTCCCCTGCATACAGAATAAAAATTCAACTTGTAAGATATGGTGAGATATTTTCTCAAGTTGTAAGTCTTGTACTAATAGTTGGATTGAGCATTATTACTGTTGCTGTTACTTATCTTTGCGGAAAAGATATATATGAAATATTATCAGGTAAATTAGAGCAGACAATCGTAACAGCACTTGGTTCAGTTCTTATTCTATGGGTTATGCTTGAACTTTTAAACACTGAAATTACACATCTTAAAGGAGGAAAATTCAAAATAAGTGTTTTTGTTGGAGTTGCTCTTGTTACTGTAATAAGAGAGACGATGATAGCAACATTAAAACATGAAACAATTGAATTTATAACTTCATTGATAGCTGCTATTCTTATAATGGGTATAGTTTACTGGTTAGTAAAAAAGACAGAGGAGGACAGAAGATGA
- the thiL gene encoding thiamine-phosphate kinase: MKKDELGLIKYIRERFSFPEGTGIGDDAAVLNFKQSALLTTDLMIEDVHFDLSYTSFYHLGFKIVSVNVSDIYAMGGDFKAFLFSAGIPETLSEEDFKELFDGIQDALRHYRGFLVGGDLSRSEKVVLSGFAVGEAEKPVLRKGAEPEDLIFITSSLGLSQAGLNLLKSLSDDKRKVIKSMKDFKKHPDIIEIEGTNELLQRHLMPVARNPEKFKDIAKAMMDISDGLLIDLHRLCEENNVGAEIYLEKIPKHPAVIKVAEYLNIDAIKLILSGGEDYELLVISDRKDAQEFGLIQVGRIVEEKGLYLIHPDKGKIPAKPEGWQHF; this comes from the coding sequence ATGAAAAAAGATGAACTGGGACTTATTAAGTATATAAGGGAGAGGTTTTCCTTTCCTGAAGGAACAGGAATAGGCGATGATGCTGCGGTTTTGAATTTTAAACAGTCTGCATTGCTTACAACGGATTTGATGATTGAGGATGTTCATTTTGACCTTAGCTATACTTCCTTTTATCATCTTGGATTTAAAATTGTTTCTGTTAATGTAAGTGATATTTATGCAATGGGTGGTGATTTTAAGGCTTTTTTATTTTCTGCAGGCATTCCAGAAACCTTATCTGAAGAGGATTTTAAAGAGCTATTTGATGGCATACAGGATGCATTAAGGCATTACAGAGGATTTTTAGTTGGAGGTGATCTTTCAAGGAGCGAAAAGGTTGTTCTTTCAGGTTTTGCAGTGGGAGAGGCTGAAAAGCCTGTTTTAAGAAAAGGCGCTGAGCCTGAAGATTTAATTTTCATAACATCATCTCTTGGACTTTCACAAGCAGGTTTAAATCTTTTAAAAAGCCTTTCTGATGATAAAAGGAAAGTTATTAAATCAATGAAAGATTTCAAAAAACATCCTGACATTATAGAAATTGAAGGCACAAATGAACTTTTACAGAGACATCTAATGCCAGTTGCAAGAAACCCTGAAAAATTCAAAGATATTGCAAAGGCAATGATGGATATAAGTGACGGCTTACTCATTGATTTACACAGACTCTGTGAAGAAAACAATGTGGGTGCTGAGATATATCTTGAAAAAATTCCAAAACATCCAGCAGTAATAAAGGTTGCAGAGTATTTAAATATTGACGCAATAAAGCTCATTTTATCTGGTGGGGAGGACTATGAGCTTTTAGTTATCTCTGACAGAAAGGATGCTCAGGAGTTCGGCTTAATTCAAGTGGGAAGAATAGTTGAAGAAAAAGGCCTCTATCTTATACACCCTGATAAAGGTAAAATCCCTGCAAAACCAGAAGGTTGGCAACATTTCTGA
- the purD gene encoding phosphoribosylamine--glycine ligase — MKVLVIGSGGREHAIVWKLAQSRVVDKIYCVPGNAGISDLAECIEIENKDLSGLVDFVKYEWIDLTVVGPEDPLAKGIVDTFQKEGRKIIGPTKAAAQLESSKVFAKEFMKRHKIPTAEYKVFTSYTHAEEYIRLKGTPIVVKANGLAAGKGVFVCHRYEEAIEALKLIMKEKIFGSAGDKVVIEEYLQGKEASYLVFTDGKNIVSMVTSKDHKRLLDNDEGPNTGGMGTFSPNPIITAELEKEIIETIIKPTIRGLKSEGIVYKGILYAGLMIVNNKPYVLEFNCRFGDPETQVILPRLETDLVDIFMAITEQKLNKIDVKWKDKSSLCVILASEGYPGKYKKELPIKGLEMVKRLKDVIVFHAGTKFDENGRVVTNGGRVLGVTALGKDIKEARQKAYSAVELIHFEGMQYRKDIGLNI, encoded by the coding sequence ATGAAAGTCCTTGTTATAGGGTCAGGGGGAAGAGAACATGCCATTGTCTGGAAGCTTGCCCAATCAAGAGTGGTTGATAAAATTTACTGTGTGCCTGGAAATGCAGGAATTTCAGATCTGGCAGAATGCATAGAAATTGAGAACAAAGATCTTTCTGGTCTGGTTGACTTTGTTAAATATGAGTGGATTGATCTTACAGTAGTTGGACCTGAAGACCCCCTTGCAAAGGGAATTGTTGATACATTTCAGAAAGAGGGAAGAAAAATAATAGGTCCAACAAAAGCAGCTGCTCAACTTGAAAGTAGCAAAGTGTTTGCAAAGGAATTTATGAAAAGACATAAAATACCAACAGCAGAATATAAAGTCTTTACCTCTTACACTCACGCCGAAGAATATATAAGACTAAAAGGCACACCAATTGTTGTAAAAGCAAATGGACTTGCAGCAGGCAAAGGAGTTTTTGTATGCCATAGGTATGAAGAAGCAATTGAGGCATTAAAACTTATTATGAAAGAAAAAATTTTTGGCTCTGCTGGAGATAAAGTGGTAATTGAAGAATATCTTCAGGGTAAAGAAGCTTCATATCTTGTTTTTACAGATGGTAAAAATATAGTATCCATGGTTACATCAAAGGATCACAAAAGACTTCTTGACAATGATGAAGGACCAAATACAGGAGGCATGGGAACATTCAGTCCAAATCCAATTATTACTGCAGAGCTTGAAAAAGAAATCATTGAAACAATAATTAAGCCAACAATAAGAGGATTAAAATCTGAAGGAATAGTTTATAAAGGCATTCTTTATGCAGGACTTATGATTGTCAATAACAAACCCTATGTGCTTGAGTTTAATTGCCGATTTGGTGATCCTGAAACACAGGTAATTTTGCCAAGGCTTGAAACTGATTTAGTTGATATTTTTATGGCAATAACAGAGCAAAAGTTGAATAAAATAGATGTAAAATGGAAAGATAAATCATCTTTATGCGTTATTCTTGCCTCAGAAGGATATCCTGGAAAATATAAGAAAGAACTGCCTATTAAAGGTCTTGAAATGGTTAAAAGATTAAAAGATGTAATTGTATTTCATGCAGGTACTAAATTTGATGAAAACGGAAGAGTTGTAACAAATGGAGGAAGAGTTCTTGGTGTTACTGCCTTAGGAAAAGATATAAAAGAAGCAAGGCAGAAAGCTTATAGCGCTGTTGAGTTAATTCACTTTGAAGGCATGCAGTACAGAAAGGACATTGGATTAAATATTTAA
- a CDS encoding radical SAM protein encodes MRLRCLLVNPWIYDFAAYNFWARPIGLLKVAEFLSQFDVELFLIDCCDSFKVKKYGTGKYKTELIEKPEILKNIPKKYRRYGCTREEFIEKLSFAGSVDLILVTSIMAYWWYGVKEVIEILREKFKDIPIILGGIYATVYKEHAEKNTNADFIYEGQIDDKLIKVIEYFGLKLERINNKPKYWWQMNFYKEMPYAPILTSTGCPFRCPYCASSLLYKSFEQRNIDEVVGEIEGLYNLGVRDFAFYDDALLYKADTHIKPLIGKLLEKNLQARFHTPNGLHARYIDKELAYLMKKAGFKTLRLSLETVNIKRQIETGGKVTCEELERAVLYLKEAGFLSQEIGVYIMYGLPRQSLEEVKAGVEFLKKLKVRIHLTEFSPIRGTYYWHELVKAGVISDDIDPVLTNNSIFSEIFAGYSRMELQKLKLDVNNFNLIL; translated from the coding sequence ATGAGACTAAGGTGTCTTCTTGTAAATCCCTGGATTTATGACTTTGCTGCCTATAATTTCTGGGCAAGACCAATTGGATTGCTAAAAGTAGCTGAATTCCTTAGTCAATTTGATGTTGAACTTTTCTTGATAGACTGCTGTGATTCCTTTAAAGTAAAAAAATATGGAACAGGAAAGTATAAGACAGAGCTTATTGAAAAACCCGAAATTTTAAAAAATATACCTAAAAAATATAGAAGATATGGATGCACCAGAGAAGAATTCATTGAAAAATTGAGCTTTGCTGGCTCTGTTGACCTTATCTTAGTTACTTCTATTATGGCTTACTGGTGGTACGGAGTAAAGGAAGTTATAGAAATTCTAAGAGAAAAATTCAAAGACATTCCAATTATTCTTGGAGGAATTTATGCTACTGTTTACAAAGAACATGCAGAAAAAAATACAAATGCTGACTTTATTTATGAAGGACAGATAGATGACAAATTAATTAAAGTAATTGAATACTTCGGATTAAAGCTTGAAAGAATAAACAATAAGCCAAAATATTGGTGGCAGATGAACTTTTACAAAGAAATGCCTTATGCGCCGATTTTAACTTCAACAGGATGTCCTTTTAGATGCCCTTATTGTGCTTCTTCCTTGTTATATAAATCCTTTGAACAAAGGAATATAGATGAAGTGGTTGGTGAAATTGAAGGACTATACAACCTTGGAGTAAGAGATTTTGCTTTTTATGATGATGCTCTATTATACAAAGCTGATACTCATATAAAGCCTCTGATTGGAAAACTACTTGAAAAAAATTTACAGGCAAGATTTCACACTCCCAATGGACTTCATGCCCGCTATATTGATAAAGAACTTGCTTATTTGATGAAAAAAGCTGGATTTAAGACATTAAGATTAAGCCTTGAGACAGTTAATATAAAAAGGCAGATTGAAACCGGAGGAAAGGTTACATGTGAAGAACTTGAAAGAGCAGTTTTATATCTTAAAGAAGCGGGTTTTCTTTCTCAGGAAATAGGAGTTTATATAATGTATGGACTTCCCAGGCAAAGTCTTGAAGAGGTGAAAGCCGGAGTAGAGTTTCTTAAAAAATTAAAAGTAAGGATTCATTTAACAGAGTTTTCACCAATCAGAGGAACCTATTACTGGCATGAGCTTGTAAAAGCCGGCGTTATTTCTGATGACATAGATCCTGTTTTAACGAATAATTCAATTTTTTCAGAAATTTTTGCAGGATATTCAAGGATGGAATTACAAAAATTAAAACTTGATGTCAACAATTTTAATTTGATATTATAG
- the rimO gene encoding 30S ribosomal protein S12 methylthiotransferase RimO: MKKFTVITLGCPKNTVDSRHLIEELTAEGFLYVEEFKKADFVFINTCCFINDAKEESIDEILTVAKCKEHRKLIVIGCLSKRYKNELKKEIPEIDALFGVNETASIISFMRQFKNSDSYSLICAYTMEPPSYRYIKIADGCSRRCSFCVIPSIRGPFKSREPEKILKEAEGFVSSGIKELIIVAQDITQYGKELKGYNLVSLLKDLCSINGDFWIRLLYLYPTDVDEAIIQTVAENDKIVNYLDIPMQHSEERILRLMGRRGTKKEYFKKIRQIREAIPGVTLRSTFIVGFPTETEDEFQRLVDFIEEVQFDRLGVFKYSREEGTVAYNLKGQIPESVKNRRFDEIMTRQALISLEKNRALVGKKYDALIDYIDADLALARLYCHAPEIDGVVILENVSELKAADKVKVLITEAYEYDLKGVIVK, encoded by the coding sequence ATGAAAAAATTTACAGTAATCACACTTGGATGTCCTAAAAACACTGTTGATTCAAGACATTTAATAGAGGAACTAACAGCAGAAGGATTTTTATATGTGGAGGAGTTTAAAAAAGCAGATTTTGTTTTTATCAACACCTGCTGTTTTATAAATGATGCAAAAGAGGAATCAATTGACGAAATCTTAACAGTAGCGAAGTGTAAAGAGCATAGAAAGCTTATTGTAATTGGTTGTCTTTCCAAAAGATACAAAAATGAACTTAAAAAAGAAATACCAGAAATTGATGCTTTATTTGGAGTAAATGAGACAGCCTCTATTATTAGTTTCATGAGGCAGTTTAAGAATTCTGACAGTTATTCCTTGATCTGTGCTTATACTATGGAACCACCAAGTTACAGATATATTAAAATTGCCGACGGCTGTAGTCGTAGATGCAGTTTTTGTGTTATTCCTTCAATAAGAGGTCCTTTTAAAAGCAGAGAACCTGAAAAAATATTAAAAGAAGCCGAGGGTTTTGTTTCCTCTGGAATAAAAGAGTTGATTATTGTTGCTCAGGATATTACCCAGTACGGCAAAGAATTGAAGGGATACAATTTAGTAAGTCTTCTTAAGGATTTATGCTCAATTAATGGAGATTTTTGGATTAGACTTCTTTACCTTTATCCTACTGATGTTGATGAGGCTATAATCCAAACAGTGGCAGAAAATGATAAAATTGTTAATTATCTTGATATACCAATGCAACACAGTGAAGAAAGAATACTGAGGCTTATGGGCAGAAGGGGAACAAAGAAGGAGTATTTTAAAAAAATAAGGCAAATCAGGGAAGCAATACCGGGAGTAACATTGAGAAGCACTTTTATTGTTGGATTTCCCACTGAAACAGAAGATGAGTTTCAGAGACTCGTTGATTTTATTGAAGAAGTTCAGTTTGACCGTCTTGGAGTTTTTAAATACTCAAGAGAAGAAGGAACGGTAGCTTACAATTTAAAAGGGCAGATTCCTGAAAGTGTAAAAAATAGAAGATTTGATGAGATAATGACAAGGCAGGCTTTAATATCCCTTGAAAAAAATCGCGCCCTTGTGGGGAAAAAATATGATGCCTTGATAGACTATATTGATGCAGATCTTGCCCTTGCAAGACTTTACTGCCATGCACCAGAGATTGATGGTGTGGTAATATTAGAGAATGTGTCAGAGTTAAAAGCAGCAGATAAAGTAAAGGTTTTGATCACCGAAGCCTATGAATATGACCTTAAAGGAGTTATTGTTAAGTGA
- the trmB gene encoding tRNA (guanosine(46)-N7)-methyltransferase TrmB, producing the protein MKHYIDWRKVKKPLEFENITVEIGFGSGDFLIKMAKENPEEIFFGIEKSWIPVNKLLKKCSSHSINNVFCTKLDAYWAIQLLFKDKAIKKIFMNYPDPWFKKSHAERRLTKMENLYLYAKKLISSGEVKIRTDDYSFVEFTLQEAAFLNCFSINVSNPSIDEPLTKYEKRWLSMGKNIWDIVLKKEKEPITLKISEIKEVTELYPVKVSADIVDVELIANKEFKIEDALYIKCFSVWERGQDYALEVLLSENEFLQSFIVTVKKKNDYFIIDVSKFSEVLKTEGIQKALKFLGKIIGKEKL; encoded by the coding sequence ATGAAACACTACATTGACTGGCGTAAAGTAAAAAAACCTCTTGAATTTGAAAACATTACAGTTGAAATTGGGTTTGGCTCAGGTGATTTTTTAATAAAGATGGCAAAGGAAAATCCAGAAGAAATATTTTTTGGTATTGAAAAGTCATGGATACCAGTTAATAAACTTTTAAAAAAATGCAGCAGTCATAGCATCAATAATGTTTTTTGCACAAAGCTTGATGCTTATTGGGCAATCCAGCTTTTATTTAAGGATAAAGCTATAAAAAAAATATTTATGAACTATCCAGATCCCTGGTTTAAAAAGTCCCACGCTGAAAGAAGGCTTACAAAAATGGAAAATCTTTATCTTTATGCAAAAAAATTGATTTCCTCTGGTGAAGTTAAAATAAGAACTGATGATTATTCCTTTGTTGAGTTTACATTGCAAGAAGCGGCTTTTTTAAACTGTTTTTCTATAAATGTTTCAAATCCCTCAATAGATGAACCTTTAACAAAGTATGAAAAAAGATGGCTATCAATGGGTAAAAATATATGGGATATTGTTCTTAAAAAAGAAAAAGAACCTATCACATTGAAAATCAGTGAAATAAAGGAGGTGACTGAGTTGTATCCAGTAAAGGTTTCAGCAGATATAGTAGATGTGGAGCTCATAGCCAATAAGGAATTTAAAATTGAAGATGCACTTTATATAAAATGTTTTTCTGTATGGGAAAGGGGACAGGATTATGCTTTGGAGGTTTTACTCAGTGAGAATGAGTTTTTACAGAGTTTTATTGTCACTGTAAAGAAAAAGAATGATTATTTTATAATAGATGTGTCTAAATTTAGTGAAGTTTTGAAAACAGAGGGGATACAAAAGGCTTTAAAATTTTTAGGTAAAATTATTGGAAAGGAGAAATTATGA
- the mqnB gene encoding futalosine hydrolase, which produces MIALFFATEKECELIINSLSNKQFFSIKTVSFIKGKIKDVDLLLCISGIGKTSATLASVICFEKFSIKGTIVSGIGGAYPSSGLDIGSIVVAEKEIFADEGLLRNCNANIDSFIFLNSEEILLYVPHFLKTLPKGTFLTVSSCTGNLERAIFLEKNFNGICENMEGAAVAKVCEIYKIPCIEIRSISNIVTDRAELLSLKEISKASMIVQKFILEHIKLFEESL; this is translated from the coding sequence TTGATAGCTCTATTTTTTGCCACTGAAAAAGAATGTGAATTAATTATTAACAGTTTAAGCAATAAGCAGTTTTTTTCAATAAAGACTGTATCCTTTATTAAAGGCAAAATAAAAGATGTTGATTTACTCTTATGTATTTCAGGCATTGGAAAAACTTCGGCAACTTTAGCTTCTGTAATTTGTTTTGAAAAATTCTCCATAAAAGGAACTATTGTTTCAGGCATAGGAGGTGCCTATCCTTCCTCTGGACTTGATATAGGAAGTATTGTAGTAGCAGAAAAAGAAATCTTTGCTGATGAAGGACTGTTAAGAAATTGTAATGCAAATATAGATTCGTTTATTTTTTTGAATTCTGAAGAAATTCTTCTTTATGTGCCTCATTTTTTAAAAACCCTTCCAAAAGGAACATTTCTTACTGTTTCATCCTGCACAGGAAATCTTGAAAGAGCTATATTTCTTGAAAAAAACTTCAATGGCATATGCGAAAACATGGAAGGCGCAGCAGTGGCAAAGGTCTGTGAGATTTATAAAATTCCTTGCATTGAAATAAGAAGCATTAGTAATATAGTTACTGATAGAGCTGAACTTCTAAGTTTAAAAGAGATATCGAAAGCTTCCATGATAGTTCAAAAATTTATTCTTGAACACATTAAGCTATTTGAAGAGTCTCTTTAA
- a CDS encoding ribonuclease H-like YkuK family protein, with protein sequence MEVESLKKSVFISPTFGNLSFQQVFEKIIEFVKEQPDRQYNLIVGSDSFPGEETVFVTAIIIHRKGSGGRYFYRKIKHEKVDSLKLRIFTEASLSLEVAEALKKKLSENGVSRLPVEIHLDVGKNGATRSIVKELIKMIVGSGYIAVTKPDSFGATKVADRHTN encoded by the coding sequence ATGGAAGTTGAATCGCTAAAAAAATCAGTTTTTATCAGTCCTACATTTGGAAATCTTTCATTTCAGCAGGTTTTTGAAAAAATAATTGAGTTTGTAAAGGAACAGCCAGACAGACAATACAATTTGATAGTAGGAAGCGATTCTTTTCCTGGAGAAGAGACTGTATTTGTAACTGCAATAATAATTCATAGAAAAGGTTCTGGTGGAAGATATTTTTATAGAAAAATAAAGCATGAAAAAGTGGATAGTTTAAAGTTGAGAATTTTTACTGAAGCCTCACTCAGCCTTGAAGTGGCAGAGGCTTTAAAAAAGAAACTATCGGAAAATGGAGTTTCAAGATTACCTGTTGAGATTCATCTTGATGTAGGAAAAAATGGAGCAACAAGAAGTATTGTTAAAGAACTAATTAAGATGATTGTTGGTTCAGGATACATTGCTGTAACAAAACCTGATTCTTTTGGTGCCACAAAAGTAGCAGACAGGCATACAAATTAA